From the Cyanobium sp. M30B3 genome, the window GTTGAACAGGAACGTGTCCTGGCTCACCACCCCCAGGCGCTGCTGCCAGCTGGAGAGCTCCAGCTGCTCCAAGGGTGTGTCGTCGATCCAGATCTCCCCGGCGTTAGGGGCATAGAGGCCGGTGAGCAAGTCGGCAATCGAGCTCTTGCCAGCACCGCTGGGGCCCACCAGCGCCAGCATCTGGCCCTTGGGCAGGGTGAAGGAGATGTCCTTGAGGGCCGGGGGCAGTTCCGGGGCGTACTGCAGGCCCACGCTCTCGAAGCGAATCTCGCGCTGCAGCGCTTGGAACGGGGTGCCGCCGCGGCGGCGGAACTGCTTGCCCTCCGGCGAGAGGATCTGATTGAGGCGCTCCATCTTGCCGCTGTTGGTGGCCAGGGCGTTGAAAGTGCCGGCGATGCCGCTGATGCGCTGATTGAGGCGCTGCAGCGCCAGCACAAACGTCACCAGGCTGGGCAGCACGCCGGTGCTGCGGTCACCGAACAGCAGCAGGCTGATCGCAGCAATCGCCGCGATGGCCAGGATCGGCAAGAAGCCGGAAACAGGCCCCACCACTGAGACGCGGCGGGTCTGGGCCCTGCTGGCCCGTTCGAATTCGCCCATCCGGCCCCGCAGCTGGCCGTCGGCGCCATCCAGCTGGCCACTGCTGTGCAGCAGGCGCAGGGCCTGGAAGTCTTCCGTCACCCGCTGGCTGATGGCCACCTCAATCGCATTGAGCTGGCGGGAGCCGCCGGCGATGCGCGGCAGCAGCTGGCGCTGCAGAAGCGTGATCAAGCCACCCATGGCCGCGACCGCCAGCAGCAGCCAGGGGGAGATGCCCACCAGCACCACGATGTAGGTGAGCACCATCAGCAGCGCCACCAGCAGGCCGCTGAGGGCACCGATCTGGGCCTGCACGGCCTGGGGGCCGCTGCCGGCGTAGTTGGTGAGGTTGCCCACCTTGTAGCCGCTGGCGCAGGGGAAGCTGAAGCTGAGCACCTGGCTGTGGATGCGCGCCTTCACCTGGGCGGTGCAGCGGGCGGCGAAATAACCAACGCTCACGCTGCTCACAAACTGGGCCAGGCTGTTCAGCGCCTGCAGCAGCACCGCCACCACCAGCAGCAGGGCAAAGGCGCCGCTGGCCGGCAGGGCCGACAGCAGCGCCACCGCCCCCGGCAGCCGGTTGAGGATCGGGTTGCTGGCCCAGTTGAACGGTTCAGCTGCCGGCGCCGACAGCGCCTCCACCGCCAGGAACACCACCGCCAGGGTGGCCCCCTCGCTGAAGGCCTGCAGCAAGCTGCCGCCCGCATTCAGCGCCAGCATCCGCCACTGTCGGCGCGCCGTCTGGCGGATCAGCTGGGCCGCAGGCTCCTGGCTGCGTAGGGGCTGCAGCAGCCTGCGCAGGATCCGGCGGGGCAGAAAGGGTTTGCTGAAAGCGCTGGAGATCAAGGGTGCGGGGCTGTGGGTGGTGCGGAAACTGGCATGCCCATGTCAGAGCGAACGCCTGAGGATGCGGTCGTCGCTGATTTCAGGCGGGGGCTCGGGGATCTGGGCGCGGACGGGTAACGACGTCATGCGGAGAGGGCAATCCAGTTGGGGTTCTCCTCAGCGAACGCCGCGATGTCGCTGAGGATGGTGGCTGTGCTGATCTGGGGCGCCCAGTTCCAGCTGCTGCTGGCCAGGGCGTGATCGAGCACCACCCAGGGCAGGTCGTAGGGGCGGGGCTCAGGGTTGTGGCTCACCTGTTGAGGCCCCCATCGCTCCGTGCACCAGCTGCTGAGCTGCTGCAGCGAACAGGCCGAGCTGGCTCCACCGCACACATTCGCCAGCCGCGGCTTGCTTCGAT encodes:
- a CDS encoding ABC transporter ATP-binding protein yields the protein MPRRILRRLLQPLRSQEPAAQLIRQTARRQWRMLALNAGGSLLQAFSEGATLAVVFLAVEALSAPAAEPFNWASNPILNRLPGAVALLSALPASGAFALLLVVAVLLQALNSLAQFVSSVSVGYFAARCTAQVKARIHSQVLSFSFPCASGYKVGNLTNYAGSGPQAVQAQIGALSGLLVALLMVLTYIVVLVGISPWLLLAVAAMGGLITLLQRQLLPRIAGGSRQLNAIEVAISQRVTEDFQALRLLHSSGQLDGADGQLRGRMGEFERASRAQTRRVSVVGPVSGFLPILAIAAIAAISLLLFGDRSTGVLPSLVTFVLALQRLNQRISGIAGTFNALATNSGKMERLNQILSPEGKQFRRRGGTPFQALQREIRFESVGLQYAPELPPALKDISFTLPKGQMLALVGPSGAGKSSIADLLTGLYAPNAGEIWIDDTPLEQLELSSWQQRLGVVSQDTFLFNATIAENIAFGTPGATPAQIQAACQAAQAAGFIESLPKGYDTLVGERGYRLSGGQRQRLSLARAILRDPELLILDEATSALDSQSERLVQEAIERFERNHTVLVIAHRLSTIVRADQILVLEGGRVVQCGTHSNLLAQGGLYQQLWQQQALSTVLA